GCGTCCGGTCACGACGACGAGCCCTGCAGGATGCCTGCCCGCTCCCGGAACGCACAGGGTGCCTTGTCGTTCCACGCGGAGGGCCTCCCGCGGGGTGTACGGATTCCGTCGGAATCCGTCTGTGTCGGCCTCCAGCAGGGCACCGGCGTTGTCGTCCTGGACGTGATTTGAGCGGCTGTCGGTCGGGTGAAGCGGTTCAGGATCTCCAGTTGTGGGCAGGCCCTCTCCGGAGCCATTTCACGTTCCTGCCCGTCCACCGCACGGCAGTCACACCTGCCGTCACGGCGCGCGCGACCGTCCACTATGCTGGAACGCATGTCGTCGTCCGACCCCGTCCCCTGCGAGGAGTCCACCCCCGCCGCGGCCCCCGTCCACCATGAGGCGCCCCCACTGCCCCCCGACGTCAGCGGCACCGTCGCCTTCTACGCCGCACACTATCTCCCGGACGGCCGCAAGACGCACGACGTCCAGCACGGTCCCGTGGACACGGAGCTCCCGCTCGCCAGCGCGTTCAAGACCACGCTGCTGTACACCGTCCTCCAGCAGGTCGACGACGGCCACCTGCACCTCGACCAGCAGTTCGAAACCACCGACGCCAACCAGAGCATCGAAGCGTTCCCCCCGGACCGGATCAACACCCTTGACCGGCTCGCCGAACTCACCATCCGCAACTCCGACAACACCGCGAGCGACATCCTTCACCTGGCCGCCGACCCCGCACGGGTCGCCGAACGGACGACGCAGCTGAGCCCCTGCACCCACATCCACCTCACCACCAAAGCCTTCTGGGCCGCCATGAGCGGCCTCGTCCCCGAAATCATCGACCCGTCCACACCGGAAACGCT
Above is a window of Deinococcus aquiradiocola DNA encoding:
- a CDS encoding serine hydrolase; this translates as MSSSDPVPCEESTPAAAPVHHEAPPLPPDVSGTVAFYAAHYLPDGRKTHDVQHGPVDTELPLASAFKTTLLYTVLQQVDDGHLHLDQQFETTDANQSIEAFPPDRINTLDRLAELTIRNSDNTASDILHLAADPARVAERTTQLSPCTHIHLTTKAFWAAMSGLVPEIIDPSTPETLRSSARSFAALPAQEKRDVAARINTLAQGVHQQAVYDGLDTYFNGVNYHPENDVSLLNSSTARAYSDLLSRLFLQSTLQPATRARFREIMASGCCTKPTEGVPFPYTYWGAKA